The genomic region ACGGTTACCGCCGGCATCACCCGGAGGAGCCGCTGAAGAGCGTTACCGATCCTTGTACGCCCCGTCGTGCACCTTCTGCGGTCAGCACCGGGTGTAGGGCGTCATGGCGCCCACTCCTGCGCGGCGTTCCTCGTAGTGACCGGCAGGCTCGGGTCGAAGGCCAGTCGCGCCAGGGCTTCACGGCTGTCCGGCACGTCATCCGTGCGGTGGAGGAACCAGATGGCCTCCTGCACCGCGTTGCCGCACCGGGCGCACCGCTCGGCGAGCTCCGCAGCCCAGAGGGCCGTCGCCGACAGAACAGCCGGTTCCTCTTCGCCTGCCGTTCCGCCGCCTTGCGGGAGGTCAGCGAGCCAGCGGAAGACGGCTGCGGTGACCCGTTCAGCGATCTTCGTACACCAGACGTTGGCGAAGGCCTCGGCGTCCATGCCGTGAAATTCGAAGCCCAACGACTGGCACTCGCGCCACGCCTCCCTCATTCGCTCGCGAGTGACCAGCCGTGGGTACGGCATCAGGGCGCGCACCACCTCGGCGATGGCACTGCAGTCCGCCAGAGCGTCACTCCACATCTGCGCGTCATCCGGCACCGGCTCGACAGTCAGACACGCCTCCAGTGCTGAACGCGCCTGCACGAGACTGTGGGAATCCGGCGCGGCCGCGCCCCAGCCGAAGTCGTTCTGCCAGGAATGGGGAAGGCCCTGCAGCCCTTCGGGCAGCAGCGGCTCCTCGTCGGGGGTGACTTCCCGGGCCCGAACCTCGTACACCGAACGGCGCAGCCCGAGAAGCCGGGAACGCACATAGGGGCGGACGTCCCGGACCTCGTCGTCGTTTACGAGCTCCCGCAGGGCCTGTTCGCCGCGCGGACGGCCCAGCGAGACAAGCATGCGCACCGCCGCCTCGACCGCCACGCCGACCCGCACGAACGCTGCTGCGAGCAGCGCGGCGTCTTCAGCCTCCGCATCGTCCGGCAATCCGGCGGTGGTTGCACGCTCGATGAAAGCGAAGGCGTCGTACGCCAGCGCCTGGCGCACCGAGGCGGCCCATTCCGCCGCCACCCTGTCGACCCGATGTTCAGTCGGTTGCTCAGGCACCGTGGGGATGCCCATGTCAGCCCAGGCTCCGACCACCTGCACCACTCGCTCCCGAGTGACCTGGGAGGTAGTCGGCATGGTTCGGGTCAGCCAGGCGTCTGCCTCGTCCAAGGTGTGGTCATCGCGGTCGTCGTAGGAGTCCCGTAGTTCCTCGTCCCAGTCGTGCACACTCTGCCGTCGGTCGGGCAGGCACGCGCGCAGCACGTACCGAGCCTGCTCACGGTCCTCCTCCGTAGGGGCAAGTTCCTCCAGAGCCTGAGACCTGCGGTATGTCAGATCGTGCCAGGGCGGTGGCAGCTCGCGCATGGCGGCGGGCAGCAGGTAGGTATCCACGAGTCGCCCTCCGTTTGCGCGCCCAGCAAGCTCGAGGGCTGAGTCTGCGAAGTGGCCGGGGTCGGGGTCAAGGACCAGCCACTAGGGCACTCAGCGGCCGCATTGGATAGAGTCGGCACTGGACACGCGCCGTGGGAGCCCTTCTCCGAACTCCGGCACCTTCATTGGGCCCGTGATTGCATGTCGTGGTCAGCCCTCTTTGACGTCCGGAGTGTGTAGCCTGTCAGAGCTCTCTTCCCTGAGCGTGGAGCCCCAGTAGATATCTCGGACGAGGAATGATCTGCACCCTCCGTCCCGCCGAAGTTGAAGAGACACCCCCACGCCTCGTCGTCCCGCCCCAATTGCAGGTCCAGAAGGTCGACTGTCATCTCCCAGTGTCCGTCGGCCGAGACCTCCAAGGACGTGCCGCGCTCCTTCTCGTCCTCGTGGGCTCACCATGGAACACTCCTTGGACGCCGACACCACCACCAGCGCTCGGTCTTCTCCTCATTCCCGGGTTCGGTGCATGCACGGAAGATGCCGTCCAATCGCGTCACAGAGGATCGCAGGCCGCCGGCGTATACGTCGTCGACCTCGCGCACGAGACGCGCCAAAGTGTCCCGGGCCTCCAGATCACGCCGGAAGAGGTCTTCCCGGTACCGGCCAGAAGGGCTCCAGTCGGACTCCAACCGGCGCACCAGCCTCTCCCACACGCGCAGGCTGTAGTGGACACGCCCTTCGACGCTCGCCGCCGTGTCCGTCGGATACGTGGCCAGGAAGGCATCGGAGAGAGGCGTCCCCATAGGCTCGTATTCGAGAGCTTCGGGGAGCCACTCCACCTTCGCGCGAGGGAGATCGGGCACCTTCTCCTCCACCGCGTCGACCCGGTATCTCGTGTCCTCGTCGGAGTCGATCGCCTCCAGTCGGCATCTCACGACTCGTCCATCCGGCACCGCGACCCAGTATGCGGAGTCCAGGTCGATGTCCATCGAGGGGTAGAGGACCGAGGTCGTCGTACGGACCGCGAGCCCTTGTGCCAAGTCCGCCTCACTGAGAGCTCCCGCCGTCTCGTCGTCGACGTAGATGTCGAGCTCCAGCGCCAGGTCACCGGGCGGCAGCACGCGGTACGTGCACAGAACAGGTGAGTCCCAGCGACGCGCTTCCTGTTCACCGTCCGTGTCAGCGACGTCGACCGCTTCGCGCGTCACGGACAGCAAATGAGCCAGCGCCCCGCGGAGCCGCGACGGCTCTGATTCCGCGACGGTGAAAAGATTCGCGATCACTTGTACGTCCCGTCATATACCGGCTTGGCCTTCGCGACCTTGTCCGGATTCTTGACGAACTTCGGATCGCGCTGCAGTTGCTGCGATTTGCTGAGATCACCCTTGTTCCGCACGATCTCCTTCAGAGCAGCGTATTCAATGCGGTCCATGTCGACCAAGGCAGGGCGGGAGACCGGAAAGACGGTTCCGGTGTCCTCTACTCGATACGTCCGTCCGTTGATCTCGTACGTGTTCTTGTCCGGCAGCAGCTTGGCACGCCCCTTCGCTATTGCCTCGATGTCCGCGCGGACCAGATCCTCGTTACCTCGGAGGATGACGGTGTTGCGTTCCTTGACCTGACCGCTGCCCGCTCCGCTACGGTGTGCCGCTTGTCGGGGAACCTCAGCTTCTTCCCAGCCGCCGGACCGGGAACATCGTCTGTGGCCTGCCACTCGGTGGCCGGCTTATTGCTGGCGTTCTTGTTCTCCGCCTCGTCGGCGGCCTTGTCGGCCTCGTCGGCCTGCTTGCGAGCGTCCTGGGCCTGCTGCTTGGCCGCGTCCGCTGCCTTGTCGAAGGATTCACCGACCTCGGCCAGCTTCTTGAACGGAGGGTGTCGGCGTCGAGCTCGAGGGCTACGCGTATCACGGGCGGCGCGAAGACCACCGTCGCGACGTCGGCCGCTTTCCGAGGTGCGGATCGTGCTGCGGTTCACCGCGGAGGAGGTGTTCCACTCCCCCGCGACGGTGATCGCCACCATCCGGCGGGCGCTGGGGGGCGAGTCGGCGCCGGGCAAGCTGAGGGCGGAGGCGGACGCTCGGAATTCCTCGCGCTTCCGGTGCCCGGCTCCTTGCCCGCCCACTTCTTGAGCCTCTCGACCTGATCGGCGAAGTCCGCCTTGCGCGTGGCCGAGCCGGCGTTCTCCGGGCGAGTTGACCCGGTCCCATACGCAGCCGACCGGGTCGCTGACGAAGTCCATGGTGAGATCGCCGCCTCCAACTCTCCGAGGAGCGCAGCTGTGCGGTCCTCCTGAGTCTCCGCGTGATCCTCGTCGTACGTCATGCCCCCCAGATAACGAGCCGCACTGTCACGACTTCAAGCGTTGCCCTGCGCCGCCTCGGACAGCAAGCGTGTCGCTTCGGCCACGGCGACGTTCCGGTCGATGTAGCGCGTGGCGAGGTCCAGGGCCCAGGGGGCGAAGTGGTCCTCTTGCCAAAGCCAGGAGAGAATTGCTTCCGCGGTCCAGGCACCGATGCGCGCGGCCCACCGGTCGCTGAACTCTTCAGGCCCTTCGTCTTGCACATCCAGCCCCAGCTGCTTGCACTCATACCAGCCCTCGGCCATGCGCTCTCGGGTGACGAGCCTGGTATCAGGCATCAGATCTCGCAGAACCATACGGATCTCCAGCCAATCGGGGCGCTCATCCTCATCCTCGTCCCAGTCCCCCTCCCACTCGGGAACGGGCTCCGGAAACGGCAGCCTCATGCTGGGCAGAAGGGCTTCGAGAACAGCGCGGGCTTGAGCGAAGCGCTCCTGCTTCGGTTCCTCCTCGATCTCCCAGCCACCATGCCAACCGAAGGTCAGGTCTCGAACCACCTCTGGCAGCAACAGCTCCTCGTCCCCGACAGGACGGCCAGCCATCGCCTGATACTTCGGCTCACGTAGACGCCTCAGCCACCAGCGGCCCCAGCGTCGATCTCCCTCGTTCACACGCGTGTCAGGCACCAGTCGTGCCAGCGCCTGCTCGCCGTACGGCACACCCAGTTGGAACAGGAGGCTGATCGCGTCGTGCGCCGCGAGTCCGGCGCGCACACACGCCTCGGCAAGAACGGCTGCCTCAGCGGTGGCCGTCACTCGGCCGCGCTCGGCGGCTTCCTTCAGAGAAGACAGCAGACCACGGATGCGGGACGAAGCCGCCCTACGGGCACGGTGGGCGATGAAGAGCCGCCGCTGCCCGTCAGTAAGCGGAAGGTCAGGCTCCCTCTCAAAACGCTCGTAGAGTCCGTGCAACTCTTCGGAGGTCCAGTAGCCCTCGGTGCTCGGCGGAGCATCGGCCATCGCTGCCGCCAGCTCCCCGAGGATCTCGGCAGCCTGCTGATCGTCGGTCATGAGACCCCCAAGTACTGCATCGCTGTCTTCGGGTCCTTCATCTTGCCGGAGTGGATGGCCTCGTACTTTTCGGTATCGCTTTTGGCGTTCCAGGCGTCGTCCATCGCCTTCAGCTGCGCGGGGGACACGTCCTGGCCGGCGATGCGCGCTCCCACGCCGTGCTTGGCCATCTCCGACGCGGGCGTACCGTCGGGGCGTACCTTCGGCTCGTTTGCGGCCTTCTGAGACTTGGTCTGCTTCTTGTACTGGAACTTGTCGAAGATCTTCTGCCAGTCCTTGGTGGTGGCGATTTCGTAGCGGGCCACACGGCCCGGCGCCGCCTTCTGCCAGTTGCCCAACCGTTCTGCCTGGGCAGGCAGAGATGCCTGAGTTGTCGCGTTTCCTCGGTTCTTGACCTCCGCGACATGGACCTTGCCGTCCTTGCCGCGGTAGGCCACGTCGGCGTCCGGGATCCCAGAGAGGTCGATCTCGCCGCCCAGGCCGTCCGGGAGCTTCGTCAGTTTGGCCTCCTCGCCGACCGACGAGTACACCGTGCTGCCGTCTGCCGCCTCGGTCTGCGCCACGCGCTTGGTGGTGTTCGCCTCGGCAAGTTCTCCGCAAGCTTGTCCTTGTCCTGGGAGTTCAGCACCTTGGCCCCCAGCTTTCCCCGGCTGAGGGGATCGATGTTCTTTTGGTCCATCAGCTCCGAAACATCCGCGATGGCGTCGGCCGCCGCCTTGCTGGTCGGAGATCCGGTCGCGGTGCTGCCGGTGTTGTTCCATCTGCTGTGGACGCACGAGCTGGTGGTGGACGTGTCCGTGCCGCTGCACGTGGAATCGGTTGTCTCGTTGGGGAGGGATCTGTGATGGCGGGACGTGATGTCTCCGTGCTGCGGCCGGGTGACTGGATCGCCTATGACGGGGGCGACCACCAGGTCGTCGCCTTGGCCGGGACGTCGGTACGGCTTCGCTCGGAAGACGGGACCGAGTCTGTGGTGCTGGCCTCGTTCCTGATGGCGGCGCCGGACTTCTCGGTCACCGGGACGGAGCCGCTGCCCGGGCTGGAGCCGCCTGGGCTGCTGGCGTCGTTGCCGGATCCGGTGCGGGATGCGGCACGCGAGTGGGAGCGCCATGTCGTGGAGGTCGAGACGGGGCTGCCGCCCGGTGCCGAGCCGGGCACGTTCCCGCGGCCCGAGTACGACCCGGCGTCGTGGTCGCTGGTGGAGCGGGCACAGGCGAAGGCGGACGAGCTGGGGATGAGCCTGCGTACGGTGCAGGGCCGGCGGGCGCGCTACGCCCAGCAGGGGTCGTGGGGGCTGGTCGACCAGCGGGCCGTGCGGATGTCGGAGGCGACGGGACGCGCGGATGCCCGTCTGGTGGCGGCGATCCGGGAGGCTCTGGACGCGGAGACGTCCGCTTCGACGGGGACGCGGCCGAGGCTGATCCGCCGGGTGGTCAAGATGGTGGAGGCCACGCACGGTGAGGGGGTGGTGCCGCTTCCGAGCAAGAACACCTTCTACAAGCTCATCGACGCGCTCTCCACTGGCCGACACACCTTCGGCTCGGCGGTCACGCGCAGGCAGACCGCGAACCGCCCGCAGGGTCCGTTCACCCCGACGTTCGCGGACAGGCCGGGCGAACAAGTACAGATCGACTCCACCTCGCTGGATGTGATGGTGGTACTCGACTCCGGGCTGACGGTCCGCGCGGATCTGACGATCGCGGTCGATGTCGCGACGCGGACGATCTGCGCGGCGGTGCTGCGACCAGTGGGCACCAAGGCGGTGGACGCCTCGCTGCTGCTGGCGCGGATGCTGGTGCCGGAGCCGATGCGGCCGGGCTGGTCGGGTTCGTTGCGGATGGCGGCGTCGCGGATGCCGCACCGGCGGCTGCTGGACGTGGATACGCGGATGGAGCAGGCCGCCGCGCGACCGGTGATCGTGCCGGACACGGTCGTCATCGACGGCGGGAAGGTGTTCATCTCCGACACGTTCATCCGGGCCTGTGACCGGCTCGGGATCTCGGTGCAGCGGGCTCGTCCGCGCACGCCGACCGACAAGGCGATCGTGGAGGCGACGTTCTCGGCGATCAACACATTGTTCGTGCAGCATCTGGCCGGCTACACGGGCCCGAACGTCTCGCGTCGCGGCGATCGGGTCGAGGAGCGGGCGGTGTGGACGATCCCTGACCTTCAGGAACTGTTGGACGAGTGGATCCTGGCCGGGTGGCAGGCCAGACCGCACGACAGTCTGCGCGATCCGTTCCGTCCGAAGAAGTCGGTGTCGCCGAACGACAAGTACGCCTCGCTGGTCGCGGCCTGCGGCTACCTGCCGCTCGTGCTGCGCGGTGAGGACTACCTGGAGTTGTTGCCGGTGGCCTGGCGGGCGGTCAACGACTACGGCATCCGGATCAGCTACCGCACCTACGACTGCGCCGAGCTGGGGCCGTACCGGCGTCAGCACTCCGGCATCACCGCCAAACGCGGGCTGTGGGAGGTGCACTACGACCCCTACGACCTGTCGCAGGTGTTCGTACGCACGCAACAGGGCTGGATCACGGTCCCCTGGGTGCACCTGCCGCTGGTGAACGGGCCGTTCGCCGACTTCACCTGGCAGCATGCCCGCCGCCTGGCCGCCGAGGCCGGACTGGACGACACCAATGAGGCCGCGGTCGCACGCGTTCTGGACGAGCTGCTCACCCGCGGCGAGCACGGCCCAGACACCCGGTCGGCCAAGGTGGCTGGACGCACCCGCGTCGCTGCCGCCGTCCGTGCGCAGGCCACGGCGCCCGAGACCGAGACGGAGCCCGAACCGGAGCCTGAGGCATTGTCTCCGGTGCCGGTGGCGGATTTCGGCGTCTTCGACGCCCATGCCGAAGCTGAAAGATGGATATGAGCAAGCGTAAGACGACCTCCCCGGCCGGTACCCAGGAGCTCGATGGTGGCGATTCGGCGCCGCCGGACAATCCGCTGATCACAAAGGAAGGGTGGGGCCGTTTCGTCGGGCACGAGCCGATCCCGCCCCGGTTGCTGACGGCGGCCGAATGGACGGCACTGACCCCGCGCGAGCGCGTGCGCGAGCAGGAGCGTCTCCGGGAGTACCACGCGGACCTGCCGATGGTGAACACCCCGACCATCCGCAAGGTCGTCGCCACCTCGCGGCTGCTGATCCAGCTCAACCGCAACCAGATCTCCGCCCGTCGCGGCGTGTTCCTCTCCGGTTCCTCCGGCACCGGTAAGACGACTGCCCTGACCCAGTTGGGCCGAGCCCATGAACTGGCCGTCCGCAAGCGGTATCCCCGCGACGTGAACCGGCTGCCGGTCGTCTACGTCACCGTTCCGCCCGCAGCGACCCCGAAGATGCTGGCGATGGAGTTCGCCCGGTTCTTCGGGCTGGCCTTCCCCAGCCGGGCGAATGTCACCGATATTGTGGACGCAGTCTGCGCGACCGCCGCCCATGTCCACGTCGACCTGGTTCTCGTCGACGAGCTGCACAACCTCAACCTGGCCACCCGGTCCGGCGCCGAAGCCTCCGACCAGCTGAAGTACTTCGCCGAACGCCTGCCGCCACGTTCGCCTACGCGGGCATCGACATCGAATCGGCGGGGCTGTTCGCCGGCACCCGGGGGCGTCAGATCGCAGGACGGTTCGTCGTCGTCCCGGCCACGCCGTTCTCCCATGCGACCGCGATGGAGCAGGAGGAGTGGCGAGCGCTGGTGGGCACCCTGGAGTCCATGCTCCGGCTGCGCGAGCACCGCCCGGGAACGCTCACCGGGCTGAGCGAGTTCCTCTTCCACCGCACC from Streptomyces chartreusis NRRL 3882 harbors:
- a CDS encoding Mu transposase C-terminal domain-containing protein; translation: MAGRDVSVLRPGDWIAYDGGDHQVVALAGTSVRLRSEDGTESVVLASFLMAAPDFSVTGTEPLPGLEPPGLLASLPDPVRDAAREWERHVVEVETGLPPGAEPGTFPRPEYDPASWSLVERAQAKADELGMSLRTVQGRRARYAQQGSWGLVDQRAVRMSEATGRADARLVAAIREALDAETSASTGTRPRLIRRVVKMVEATHGEGVVPLPSKNTFYKLIDALSTGRHTFGSAVTRRQTANRPQGPFTPTFADRPGEQVQIDSTSLDVMVVLDSGLTVRADLTIAVDVATRTICAAVLRPVGTKAVDASLLLARMLVPEPMRPGWSGSLRMAASRMPHRRLLDVDTRMEQAAARPVIVPDTVVIDGGKVFISDTFIRACDRLGISVQRARPRTPTDKAIVEATFSAINTLFVQHLAGYTGPNVSRRGDRVEERAVWTIPDLQELLDEWILAGWQARPHDSLRDPFRPKKSVSPNDKYASLVAACGYLPLVLRGEDYLELLPVAWRAVNDYGIRISYRTYDCAELGPYRRQHSGITAKRGLWEVHYDPYDLSQVFVRTQQGWITVPWVHLPLVNGPFADFTWQHARRLAAEAGLDDTNEAAVARVLDELLTRGEHGPDTRSAKVAGRTRVAAAVRAQATAPETETEPEPEPEALSPVPVADFGVFDAHAEAERWI
- a CDS encoding AAA family ATPase, translating into MSKRKTTSPAGTQELDGGDSAPPDNPLITKEGWGRFVGHEPIPPRLLTAAEWTALTPRERVREQERLREYHADLPMVNTPTIRKVVATSRLLIQLNRNQISARRGVFLSGSSGTGKTTALTQLGRAHELAVRKRYPRDVNRLPVVYVTVPPAATPKMLAMEFARFFGLAFPSRANVTDIVDAVCATAAHVHVDLVLVDELHNLNLATRSGAEASDQLKYFAERLPPRSPTRASTSNRRGCSPAPGGVRSQDGSSSSRPRRSPMRPRWSRRSGERWWAPWSPCSGCASTARERSPG